The Hevea brasiliensis isolate MT/VB/25A 57/8 chromosome 1, ASM3005281v1, whole genome shotgun sequence DNA segment CAGCACCTACAGAAATAATGACATTACCGAATAagaaaaaattttgacagagtttccctaCACTGGGAAGGAGTAGAAAATTAACCTGCTAAAATAAAGGCCAATCTTCAAGAGAAAAGCAACAAACACAACTTACAAGGAAACATAAAAGCACAATAGCAACAATTGACATAAGAATGACTAGGTGTAGTATCAGTATAAATCTAGTGCAGTAAGAATTTTTTACCTCTAGCTACTATGGAAAAAGGGTTAATACAAGATATTAGGAAGTTGAGAGGTGAGAAAACCCTCAGAAAAGAAGAATCATTAAGTCCCAGAATAGAGGAACTCAGGGGAGATACCATCAAAGGAGATGCCGCACCAGGTGTGATGCCAGGTGTTGTACCAGATGTGGAACCACGTGTAGTGAAAGGTGTTGTAGCTGGTGCAGTATTAGATGTTATAACAGGTGTAGTGCCAGGTGTAATAGATGACATATTGAAAATATAGAATCTGAATATAAGCACAATACAACTAAGTCATCTAGCATGTCCCAAGTATGCAAAACAAAACTCAACAACACAAAGGTACCAATTTTATTCCTAAAGCAACAAACATTCACAGCACCTGCAAATTGTCCCAAATTCTTCTCAAATTTCTTTAAATCCTACTGAAATCAATAATACCTAGTACCCTTACTGCCAAGAAATGGCTATCATAGCCAAGATTGGTTCAAAAGAAAcgaaaagaaaataatagagaTGGAGGAAATACTGTATATGCATGAAAGGGATGCCACAAAGCAACGGCAAGGTTGCTTATCGATTATGAATCATGAGTAAGCGATAAGGGTGGCTGACGAGAGGTTGTTAAACCCTCGAAGTAACGGCGAAGAGGCTTGCCGATGATACGCATGAACTATCAACGAAAGGTAGTTGCCGACAGATGATTGTGAGCGATGGCAAGGATGGTAGGTGAAGGCTCGTTAATAGTGTAGGATGATCGACGAAGCACTGTCGATGGCGACCAAAAGGCAAAAGCCACACGGTAAGAGTGAAGGTGCAtcgaagaaagagagagagggaagGAAAGAAAAACTTAACTTTGTGGATATATGAGATTAAGTTTCAGGTATGAAGGCAATGAATCTCTTAGGAAAATTTGAGAGAAGAAGAATTGTAGTAAAAGTGGTCGATGAAAAAAGGTAAGTTGCTTTaatgagtggggagacataattACCTTGGGAAGATAAAAGGATTGATTAGACTTTTGATAGAATTCTATTGGGATTAGGACTCATGaagattaaattttatttaagttTAAATTCTTAATAGAGGCGTAGGTGAAATTTAAGGTTCtaggaaaattaattatatacacTAGAATGGCCTAATTGGCCAATCAATGTGCAGGAAGTAATTGTTTGCaccaaaaataattaaactagctcattaattattttttaggcctatggttaattaaattaattttttttataaaattaatttaattaatttggttgtattaatttaaatataaggcCTAAATAAATATTTAACTATTGATTTTGGTAGTTATTAGCTAAAGGGAGTTATTGGAAACTAATTAACCAAAGGAAGTTATCGAATCATAGGCAAGTTATTAACAGTTAAAGAACCAGTGCAAGGAGTTACGATAACTATTGGACATGAGATGTGGGGAGGTGCTGATTCCGAGACCTTCACAGGATCGGTCAGGTGCTGCTATAAATGTGTTCTATTGTGTAACGTTCAAGCCCTGACCAACCAATCAACAATAATAGACTCCAACAGTCTATCTATCTTTAATTTTATctatctttaaacttttcaagtcTTACATTTATTTTTCAAACCTTATACTTAAATTTTCAGTAATTAATACAATTTCCTGTTACTTTAATTGTTCAATTTGAAGTGAGATTTTAATGAAACTGCATTAGTCTAATCAGGTTCCCATAACCGTTTCAGAGAAGTCAGAAAAGTGCACAGCTAATGCACTCAGTATCTGACATACCTACATTTCCTAAGTTATTAGCCAGCCAAATTGTTTCGCAAGCAAATAGtttcttatttaaatacaaattctactctattaataaatataattatttataatattattaaaagttataatccaaaaatatagagaaatataaaaatttttctaatatatataattctatccataaataatataaaaatacctTAAGATTCTGTTTGGTTTACCATTAATGAGAATTACATTACTGGTTTAATTACAATGTTTGGTTAAGTAAAATTTCTTCATTACAATGTATTCAATGTTGCCTTTGTATTTCTCATTACTTATTTTGGTGTAATACTTACTTCACGATAAAACATATGGAATTGTGATTACAATGCAGCCACTTTTCTCATCACGACTTTCCTTCGAGCTTTCGCCAACGTTTTATCTGCCATTTTCCatgccaattttttttttttttttctttcctccactctGCCAATTGTGGTTACATGGCCTAAAAGGTTTTTCAAAAACTTGATTTACCCCTTAAATTGTTCAAGCCAATTAATTAGAAAgaataaataaattgtaataaagggATAAATTAATCTAATCAGCATGAGTTCAAAATTAAACTTGTATTGAACATATTCTTAACTATTTTATTAAgaatttgatattttaaattaaacattttttgttattaatataaaaaatgataaaattaattttatggtGGTGGTAgtgaaaatattaataattttaaattaaaataatatcaataaaataatattatatattaaaatgttATTACTAATTTGATTACATTTCATAAATATATGTGTAAACAAACATGAAATTATAATAGTAATCATACTATATTTTTATTCTTCCAAACAATGTAATATAATACTTAATATATTGCATTACATTGcaattttgatttcattacaagtttaattacattttattgcgTTACATTGTACTTGATATAGCCTAAAAGTTTCTACTTCAGTAGAACTGTAGCACGCCTGTGCATCCTAAACCGAATGTTTTGGTGCTTAAATATAATTCActgatatttatttttaattaaaatctaAAATAAGCTCAAGTTGTTTGTTAGGCTTGTTAATTAAATTTTCCAACAAGTTTCGATGGGCTTATCAgacaaattaaaattatataattttaagtgTTATTTTTACATAATTTTAGAAATGTTCATTGGGCTTTTTATTAATTAAGTGATAATACTAGAAAGATATGTTTGGCCAGTttaaaactttcaaattttatttataatactagaacttttaatattatattaaataaaatatcatGTTAGATTTTCTAATAACAGTAAAGCTTCGTAAACAATAATTATttgattatattaaaaaatattttaaaaaattaaaaaactgtGTATTATAAATTACTAATTTattgtatataaataattaagaaataaaaCTAATTGCATGTGGCTTAAAAATTAgtctataatataaattataatttaataatttatatctataataatttataatttgtaATCTatctttaatatataatatataaaagtgAGAAAGGGGAACGGACTAATTATCTTGTATTATGATAATAAAGCACTAAATTTAATTAGCTATTCATaatcaaaatattttaaataaaataagaaaacaaaattatATGTCTTTATTGATAATCAACAATTTAtgtattacaatttttttttccatGTTTCTTTAAGCATATTATTCAACTTCTTCATATTTTAGACCCACAAAAGAAGAACACATgacagaaaatataaaaataaataagatcagttttggaaaaataatataaaaactaaaaataacaAATTCATAACATGGCTTACTAAAAATTAACAGTTACATATTTATGTTGTAAACATGGGGCAGAAGTAAAGTCTTCAGAAAAATCTGCCCACCCTTTATTATAAAAAAACATTTTATagttgaaaaagaaaagagaagcaTGGCAATAAAACTTAAACACAAGCAATGCAATACATCTTCCCATGCCTTTGAAGCTTCCATTTTGGTACAagttattgactttctaagcaATGCATTTGAGCCTATTTCCGCTTGCCAACAATCACTTCCCTTTAAGCACTCAATATGTACTTAACAATGTATATAAAAAGAGCTCACCACATGGTTTATAAACCAATATTATGAACCAATATTAAGAAATGCAAAGGCAAGAAATATTAATTGCAAAATATTTAATCATGAAAACATAAACTCACCTTAATTAAAAGGCTAATTGAATTAACGAGGCTTTATTTTCTTCTACGAGATCTATAAATTTTTGCTGCTTTGCCTTCAACCATCTTCACAAGCCGCATAGGTTTTCTTGTTCTAAATACCAAATACAAAACTACATATATCCCCTATCAAAACAGCTTTCCAACCAAATCCATTTTCAGACTTTGAATCTTCTTCTAATGGAGTTACTAGTTGCCTTTCCCCATTTTCACATGCTTTTCTTAGTGAAATCCACACAATCGTGGGTTTCCTTCATATGAATTACTATCAAATGTATCAAGTTGTTTGTCCAGAGGTATGTGTCCTTCAAGTTGATTATGTGAAACACGAAAAACTGAAAGAAATATCAAGTCTACCAACTGTGTCGGAATCTTTCCATTAAACATGATTGAAGAGACATTTAATGACTCAAGATTTCTCAATTTTCCTAAAAGAGGTGGAATATTACCAATTAGGTAATTATGAGAAAGACTGAGTAGTTTAAGTGATTCAAGCTTCCCAATTGACCATGACATATTTCCTATGAATTTATTGGCTGAAAGATCAATTATTGTGAACAAAGTTTGGATCATCAAATCAATCTCTCCATTCTTTCCATATCACGTGCACATAATATTCGTAACTGCCTACTCGCATGTATTCAATCTCTTGATTTGGAACTATCATGGCTTCAAGACTAATGAAGTACTCAAGTGGCCAAGGTCCACTAGAACTATTGCTGGAAATGTCAAAAATTCGCAACTTAGAGAAGGAATAATTGCCGATTGCATCTTTCAGAGATCCATACAGTTTGTTGGATTGTAGAATAAGAACCTGTAGTTGTTTAAGAGTTTGCCAAAAAATAGGGAAGGTATCATCTATCTTATTGTTGCCAATATCCAAAACTTCTAAATTTTTGCAATTGGTGATGGATGAAGGAATTCGCCCTTCTAATAGATTGCCATTAAAGTTCAAATACATAAAGCTGTTATTGTTTGAAAATGATGTACGGATACTTCCATGGAAATTGTTCATGCCTAGATGCAACACCAACAAATCATTGCTAAATCTTCCCAAACAATGTGGGATGAAATCGTTAAAGCTATTGTTGGAAAAGTCATGAATTTGGGCCTACTTTAGCTTGCAAACTGAACTTGGCATTGCCCCTTCCAACTTATTGTTGCTCAAATAAATATAAATCAATGAATATGTTGGAAATGACCTATATGACCCAATGCAGGTTATCATTGAGGAATAATAATTGTAAATGAGGTAGGTTGAACAAGGAGGATGGTATTGTTTCATTGAGCAAGTTACAAGATAAATCCGACTCAATTAAACTTAAAAGCCTACCTAGTTGAGAAGGAATGGTCCCGCCAGTCTATTGTTTGATAATAATAGATATTTTGGCTCTACCAAGTTTGCAAAGAAGTGGGAATTGTACCATTGAGATTGTTGTTGAAAAGAAATAAACTAATGAGCTAGTTAAGGTTTGCTAACAAGGGGGGAATTTGACCACTGAACTTGTTAGATGAAAGTGACAACAAAGTGAGGTGCTTAAGGTTTTCAaatactattggaatttgaccaCTAAAATTATCTAATGGGATAGATAACTCATTGAGTTGCCTTAAATCACCAAAAAATGCTGCATTTTAGCCTACAAAATTGCAACCTCCAAGAGACAATCTTTTCACAGACCTTAGATTACTAATAAGGTCATGTTCTAAATGTATTGCAATTTTTGTATAAGAAAGATACAGTGTCTCAAGGGAACAACTCCAATTGGACCTTGGCAAACAACGGTCATTTCCCCTTAAATCGAGCACTCGAAGCTTTGGCCTTTGAAGTAATTTGCCTGGGAATTCCCCTTGTAATCCACAATCCATGAGTTGGAGAGAAGACAATGAAGAAGACAAATTCATCAAGGAAATAGGTTCAGCCAAAAACATATTTGCATAACTCAGATCAACTTCTCTTAGATTTGGTAGATTTTGAACAAGTTTGTTGAACACGATTGTATCTAGCATCAAGTTTTGATTATCTAATGGATCAAGCGACATCAATGTTGATGAATGGATGTAATCTACGAACTTCACATGCAATCCACTATACTTGAGTttttattgcttatgcatcacgtcagctaaaactgcatgagaggaactatctgacacatgacttggagcttgcagttatagtatttgctcttaagatctggagacactatttgtatggggagaaatgctacatctacacagatcataagagtttgaagtatttaggcacccagaaagagttgaatttgagacagaggagatggttagagttgataaaagactatgattgtctgatagactatcagccagggaaagctaatgtgttggctaacgccttaagtcacaaaattatggcaagtctatgggttactcctttgtctatggtacatgagatgagatcattacatgccagcttataaATTGATGAtaaggggcagacagtagttgcctggcatgtacagccagtgttgactgatcagattcgaatggctgctcagaatgattagaagtatcagaagctgttgaaagaagtccgacagggcaagaaaccagaattctcaattagagatgatggtctactgctacaccaaggtagaatgtgtgttcctaatgatgttgatttgaggcagatcattttgaaggaagcacatgagtctccttttgccatgcaccctggtggtacaaaaatgtatagaaggctaaaagagcattactggtggatgggtatgaaaagagatgtggcagagtttgtttccaaatgcctaacttgtcagcaagtgaaggcagaacatcaagtacccactgggttgttacatccactactagtgccagaatggaaataggagagaataacaatggattttgtgatgggacttccgaggacacaaaggagtcatgatgcagtatgggtcattattgacagaatgaccaagtctactcattttctgccagttcggatggactacagtttagaaagattggccaagttgtacattgatgagattgtgagactacatggagtgccagtatccatcgtatcagacagagatcctaggttcacttctagattctgaggtagtcttcagagagccctaaaaactatattgaacttcagtacggcattccacccacagacaaatggccagtctgagagggtaattcagatcttagaggacatgttacgggcttgtgtgattgagtttgagggtagttgggacatatacttgcctttgattgagtttgcttacaacagcagctaccaatcaagcattgggatgcctccatatgaagctttgtatgacagaaaatgcagaactcccatgtgttgggatgaggtaggtgaaagaaagatgattgggccagaaattattcagcaaactaaagagaaaatcagattaatcagagaCTGACTCAacgctacatcagaccgtcagaagtcctatattgatctgtagaggcgagatattgagtatgcagtgggtgagaaagtattcctcaaggtttccccttagaagaaaattttgagattcgatagaaaggggaaactgagtcctcgcttcattgggccatatgaggttctggaaagagtgggtcctttagcatattggttggcactacctccagagttagagaaggtacataatgtcttccatgtgtccatgttgaggaggtatcgatcagacccatctcatgtactaccggtagaagaaattgaagtgaatccagacctcacatatgaagaagaacccatagagattctggcttatgaggtgaagcagctacggaacaagcagataccattagtgaaagtgctgtggaaccatcattcgggccaagaagctacttaggaacgagaggaggatatgaggagatagcacccacaactgttcaaaaattaaaaccaggtaaaatttcgagacaaaatatattttaagggggggagaattgtaacacccctatttgcatagcccgatatattttactgttccggtgacaggtgTTGGACCAGACaacttagaaccacacttaagacaactagataagccctgaacataaataattagtaattgccaattagttaagtataaataagaaaaacaaaacataagaagttaaatgagtcgacagtcacagcgatgggtgaccttctcgggaatgattgcgaattcaatttaaactcaaatttcgaaccgtaaaatgtgacgttgcagtccttaggactattgcgaacatagtgcaAAAGAGAAAtcttgaaaaagaattgttaagccagtcaaataattaggtcagggatccaaaagaaatattgaattatttgcaaaccgggtcgaactggcgaggggcaatttggtcaattgacccctggagctgactcctgacctaactgtcaaataaaatcggagaaaagaaaattttggaatcaggaattaaattaaagaactaaagaaaaataaatgaaaaaaaaagaagaaaaaggaaaagtggaaattggtgacatcatgtatgacatcatgcatgatgcaataaacactaattaaaaaaaaataaaagttggataattgtggtcttccataagggattaatttataaaagaaagaaaaaaaaattagcaaaaatctTCATCTCTTCCATTTTGCCGTTCCTCTCTCTCTTACCCTCTCcctctcaaaacctccatgaaagctcatttgtgagcttgaagaaaacaAATTTCAGCTATAGAAATTgcaagttccataattaaattttgtttgggcaactagaaaacaagggttaaggagaaagaaagaagaaaggaagaagaaagaagaggagaaaaTTTAGAAAAGTAAGAGGTTGGGAAgcttcattcaaggttagtagctaaacttggaatttatagtttaattattgtatttatagcttaaataacttagaattatgcttaaaatgaaatgaaaataattgttggaggactagaagtaattttggccagctagggtttaatatgaatatacatgtgttTGGATGGAATTAAAATTGTAtctaagcttgattgagttgaggaagtatgttatatgtgttgaattggttaaatgtaacaaattgtgtgaattagggtttggacctaaggTTTTGTAAGCCAAAAATTTGGAGAGGGGGTCAAATGGTGTATttaaccttgtttgaggtgagaaatggtcatttgtgaccaattggtatATGTTTGAAGTGTTAGAACTAAATGGAAATTCGGACTAGTTATGGGCAGCATGCAGGTAGCATAACcatggtccctttcagggatcaaaactgaaaatttacaagcccaattggtgtgaggccaattgagaatgaaactagacacaaaatgacacatttttcatttaggaatcatgcccaaaaagtgactaaaacctagtgaaaaattgaccaaatctggacttaggcaatctgacctgtacaaaaataatcaaatgaatagtatttgttcatttagccataacttaggataggtaggtctaaatgacctaaaagtttaccaatggaaagctgatatatagacctaaaactttcatgaagaacacaaacccacattatgcccttaactaagtcatttaggcacccaaagttggtgacctaaaactgccagaacccagaatttgcccagaaatctgggttaagtccaatccggcagccatgattcaaatggctataacttgagctatgaaactccaattggagtgattcaaaaaggagaataaatttaagacaataaggaacaatttctatgaagaaaatgtagccaaattctaacagcaaaatgatgaatggaacagtgaaacataaacaccaaaactaaaaatttgcaattttgcctaaaagacctaagttttgagaaaacaaccaaaaccaataaaattggtgaccaaaatgtggtatgtgagtatagttggagttcccataccttttaagcataagaaagttaatattttgacttgaatagtactatgaatagtaacctcaatatgaaaatttgcaagaatgtaagtttaaacatattggaattaattattggaattattatgaagcaaagataatgagacactataaattttgtgtttcagctgaaaaagactcgaaaGGTCTAAGAGACTAAGTTAAGGCCTAGaagtgactcacgtcaggtttgtgcacaataaaccatatttgagcattttgtcattgaaaat contains these protein-coding regions:
- the LOC110634936 gene encoding receptor-like protein Cf-9 homolog, which translates into the protein MSLDPLDNQNLMLDTIVFNKLVQNLPNLREVDLSYANMFLAEPISLMNLSSSLSSLQLMDCGLQGEFPGKLLQRPKLRVLDLRGNDRCLPRSNWSCSLETLYLSYTKIAIHLEHDLISNLRSVKRLSLGGMNNFHGSIRTSFSNNNSFMYLNFNGNLLEGRIPSSITNCKNLEVLDIGNNKIDDTFPIFWQTLKQLQVLILQSNKLYGSLKDAIGNYSFSKLRIFDISSNSSSGPWPLEYFISLEAMIVPNQEIEYMRVGSYEYYVHVIWKEWRD